From a region of the Leptospira venezuelensis genome:
- a CDS encoding ankyrin repeat domain-containing protein: protein MLDWITNWVENRKTIQRGKELFSKIENGDRQGFRKILDLIPNKGELKECTKGLLGFCASEIQDPFYLETLLNAGLDPNLPDGNGIFPIHKAVENGKIKPVQILLEHGADPNVSDPRGVTPLHISYSYDGLSDISELLISNGADTEKRDNLGKRYLM from the coding sequence ATGCTAGATTGGATTACAAACTGGGTTGAAAATCGTAAGACGATACAAAGAGGAAAGGAATTATTTTCTAAGATCGAAAACGGAGACAGACAAGGTTTCAGAAAAATTTTGGACCTGATTCCCAATAAAGGAGAACTAAAAGAATGTACTAAAGGCCTTCTCGGCTTTTGTGCATCTGAGATCCAAGATCCGTTTTATTTGGAAACTTTGCTGAACGCTGGGTTGGATCCGAATCTCCCGGACGGAAATGGGATTTTTCCTATTCATAAAGCTGTGGAAAACGGGAAAATTAAACCTGTACAGATCTTATTGGAACATGGAGCTGATCCAAACGTTTCCGATCCAAGAGGTGTGACTCCATTACATATTTCTTATAGTTACGATGGCCTCTCTGATATTTCTGAGCTTCTTATCTCAAACGGCGCAGATACAGAGAAGAGAGATAATTTAGGCAAGAGATATTTAATGTAA